Within Wyeomyia smithii strain HCP4-BCI-WySm-NY-G18 chromosome 2, ASM2978416v1, whole genome shotgun sequence, the genomic segment TACAGAGCATCTTGCGTTAGCTGCGAAAGTTCTCGAATCGTGAACACTAAAGCACAGCTGAAGTACAGATATCCATGAAATTTTATGAAACGAACCAACTTTGGCTCCATTTTAAGTCGAGCAGCTCAGACACGATTGACACGAAATGAACTACGAATCGTGCGTTTATACCAAATCATGAATTGATCCGTATTCCTAGAACAAGGCGACGTGTAATCCTTATCAGCAATGGTTTGATTTCTCCCATTCTCTCCGTATTTACTAGCGAACACCAGAGAAAACCGCCGCTGTCGTGTCAGTAGCAATCGGCTAAAGCGAAACGAGACCCGACGGATGATAAGAGGCTGCGATCGTAACGTTAGGAATACGTCAATGCGATCAGCCTCCGGACTAATGGTCCACAATCACAACGCATTGTTGGCAGATGATCAGCAAACCAGCGAAGGAAATAGTTTTCTTTGTGGTTCACTTGAACATAATCTGCAGTAATACAACGAACGcgctttttgtttttaattgttttttcagttcggaagaaaaatatttacaaaatgaGACCTAATACTGGTTGCTATGCCGGGTGTGAATGCGTAACTAATCCAGCTAGCTAATCAAGGAATCGTCGAATTCTTCTCCCAACGTGAACTTGACCGGTTTGTGGCCACTTTCTAGATCGTCCGTGTCGGCACGCTCCGCGAGTGTTTGCCGGCTGTCGAACAATTTGTATAGCACTGCTAGTGTGAAGCCAACGTACATCGGAATGACTGTAAAATAATCGAAACATTGGCTAATTTGGTCGATTCAGAATGTCCTTTTACATTTCCTCACCTATTAAAACAGCAGTTTCGGTCGACAGTACCAGCTCAAGAAAGGTCCGCCGTTCCTGCTTCGTCAGATGCTGGACCAGAATTACGCACCagtcgatggcgaagatggttGCGAAGGGGAAAATCGTTTCCTTCTTGTTAAACAtcaacccgatcagaaagatcATCCCAGCCAGTACCCAAACCAACGAGAAGATCAGCTGTCCAAGGGGACGCATCCGAAAGTACGTCGTCTTACCGCCACCGGGGGCATCTTGATGAAGGTGGTTCGtatgatctaaaaacaaaacagacCCAGACACGCACCGCGCGATTACGAAAACTGTTGTCAACTAACTATTCGGTACACAAAAACGTCGCACAACTCGGCTATCTGTCACGGACGATCGGCGTTCCAAAAATAGTTGCTCACCTATCGAGACCCCGTTCGGGATGTTGTCGTCCAG encodes:
- the LOC129724933 gene encoding uncharacterized protein LOC129724933 — protein: MQRIFSGYIKSHGYAIALAALTFGCIFASEVTLTDELRQVRPLDDNIPNGVSIDHTNHLHQDAPGGGKTTYFRMRPLGQLIFSLVWVLAGMIFLIGLMFNKKETIFPFATIFAIDWCVILVQHLTKQERRTFLELVLSTETAVLIVIPMYVGFTLAVLYKLFDSRQTLAERADTDDLESGHKPVKFTLGEEFDDSLIS